The genomic DNA CGACGTGACGTTCTCCAACGGGGAGAAATTCGACGCCGCCGCCGTCAAGACCGCCTTCGACTGGGATCTCGACTACGCGCAACGCAACCCCTCCAACTGGGGCAACTCCTTCATCACGAGCCTGCAGAGCGTCGAGGTCGTCGACGAGTACACCGTCGAACTGACCCTCTCGAAGAAGGACGCGCAGTTCCTGCAGTCGACCTCGACCACCCTGCTCGCGATCCTCGCCCCGGAGTCGTACCAGGCCACCGACGAACAGTTGTGCACGGGCGAGGCGAACTACGGCACCGGGCCGTTCGTGCTCGAGGAATACGTGGGCAGCGAGTCGGCCAGGCTCGTCCGGCGTGACGGGTACGCCGGGGGTTCGGCGGTCAACTCGAACACCGGGGACGCCTACCTGGACGCCATCGAGGTCACCTACGTGCCCGAGGACTCCGTCCGCATCGGCGCTCTGACGAGTGGTCAGCTCGACGTCTCGTGGCAGACCCAGACGCCGTTGTCCCAGGAGAACATCGACGTGGTCGAGGCCTCCGGGGGATCGATCATCCGCACGCCCATCCGGTCGTCGGTGTTCATCCTGCACCCCAACGCGAGCGAGGGACGGCCCCTGTCGGACATCAAGGTGAGGGAGGCCGTCAACCGGGCGATCGACCGCGAGTCCTACGCACACACCCTGTTCGGGGACGACTACCCGGTGGCCGACAGCATCTACACGAGCAGCACGAAATTCGTCAAGCACTACCCCGACGCCTTCACCCAGAATCTCGACGAGGCCAACAGCCTCCTCGACGAGGCCGGCTGGGCGCTGGGAGACGACGGCTACCGCTACAAGGACGGCCAGAAACTCTCGCTCGTCCTCCCGGTGTGGAGCGACAACGTGACGGCTCCCTCGCTGTTGCAGGCGCAGCTCAAGGAGGTCGGCATCGACCTGGTCATCGACGTACGGCAGGTGAGCGAGACGCTCAGCACCCTCGCGTCGGGTGACTTCGACCTCTACCAGTCGTTCCACGGCGGCAGCGGCGACGCGGGCTCGCTGATCCGCGCACTCGACCCCTCCGGCCCGTACGGGAAGTTCGGCGAGTACGCCACCACCGACGACGAGCAGGCGCAGCTGTCGCAGTACTTCGCCGAAGGCATCGCGGAACTCGACGAGACCAAGCGCGAGGAGATCTACGCCGAGTTGCAGGACTACATCGTCGACAACCTGTTCGTCATCCCGCTCTACGACCGTGACCAGGACATCGCGGTGGCCTCGAACGTCCACGGGCTGGAACTGAACATCGACACCCTCGGCAACTTCTACAACGTCTGGCTGGACGAGTGACCGGACGGTCGTCGGACATGTGACAAGGGTGGGCCCGTGGCGCGTGCCACGGGCCTACCACAACCTGGGAAGGACTGATGTCAGCTTGTCGGCACAGTACGTACTGAAGAGAGTGCTCCAGATGTTCCTCGTCGTCTGGGCCGCCTACACGCTCGTCTTCGCGATCCTGTGGGTGATCCCGGGCGATCCCCTGGAGATCATCGTCGCCAAGCAGGACATGGACATCGCGTCCCTCTCGCCCGACGAGATCGCCGTGCTGAAACAGCGGTACGGCCTCGACCGAGGCCCGGTCGGGCTCTACTTCTCGCTCCTCCTGGGTAGCCTCCGGGGCGACTTCGGCACGTCGTTCGTCCGCCAGGTGCCCGTCCTCCCGCTGATCGCGGAGAAGGCCACCGGGACCATCCAGCTCAGCCTCTTCGCCCTCGTGCTGGTCGTCGTCTTCGGGGTGTCGATCGCCTACCTGGCGAACGTCGTCCAATGGCCGCCCCTCAAATGGGTGCTGCGCCGCCTACCGGCTCTCGGCGTTTCCGTTCCCTCCTTCTGGGTCGGCCTGTTGCTCATCCAGGTGTTCTCCTTCGACCTCGGATGGTTTCCCTCGATGGGGGACGACCGGACGTGGCGGACGCTCGCGCTCCCCGCGTTGACGATGTCCGTGGGCCCCAGCGCCGTGCTGGCACAGGTGCTCGACAAGGGGCTGCAGAACGTGCTCGCACAGCCGCACATGGTGACCGCCCGGGCCATCGGGCTGTCCAGGGGGCAGGCCCAGTTCAGGCACGCGCTGCGCAACGCCTGCCTACCGGCACTCACCACGTTGGGCCTGCTCTTCGGCGAGACCGTGACCGCCTCGATCGTGGTCGAGACGGTCTTCACCCGCAACGGCATCGGGCAACTCGTGCAGCAGGCCGTCCTCAACCAGGACGTGCCGGTCGTGCAGGGCATCGTGGTGCTGGCGTCCGCGGTGTTCGTGCTGATCAACCTGTTGGTGGACCTTCTCTATCCCCTGCTGGACAAGAGGATCTCGGTCGAGACGAGGAGCGCCTGATGTCGGTTCGAACTCTCGGTGACGCGCCGGGCGACGAAGTGGCGAGCCCGGAACCCGGGGCCGTGGGCGGGAGCCCCGACGGCGCGGGCAGCCCCGTCGCCGGCGAGGTGGCCAGGCGTCCCGCCGGTGCCCGCCGCGTGGTCAGGCATCTGGACATCATCGTCGCCGGGACGTTCCTCGCCCTCGTCCTCCTGACAGCGGTCGCACCGCAACTGTTCGCGACCCAGGACCCGTATCTGACCGCCCCGATCGATCGGCTCCGGCCACCCGGCGCGGAGCACTGGTTCGGCACGGACGCCCTCGGACGCGACCTCTACTCGCGCGTCATCCACGCCTCGAGCCTCACCCTCAAGGCCGCGCTCCTGGCGGTCGGCATCGCGCTCGTGGTCGGCCTGCTGACCGGCGTCCTGGCAGGTTTCGCGGGCGGTCTGCTCGACAGCATCCTCATGCGCGCGATCGACGTCTTCCTCGCGATTCCGGGCCTGTTGCTGTCGCTGGTGATCATCACGACGCTGGGGTTCGGGACGCTGCCGATCGCGACCGCCATCGGCGTGTCGATGGTCCCCATCTTCGCCCGCACGACGCGGGCCGAGGTGCTGCGCGTCCGGACGCTGCCCTACATCGATGCCGCGAGGACGTCGGGGGCCTCATGGGGTCGCGTCCTGTTCAGGCACATCCTCCCCAACTCCTGGGAACCCGTCGCCAGCCTCGCCGTCCTCGAGTTCGGCAAGTCGATCATGGCCGTGGCGGCGCTGAGCTTCCTCGGGTTCGGCGCCCAGCCGCCGCTGGCCGAATGGGGGACGCTGATCTCGGAGGGGCGTGAATACCTGATGACCGCCCCATGGGTCTCGCTACTGCCGGGATTCTTCGTCGTCCTGGTGGTGCTGTCCACCCACACACTCGGAAAGTTCTTCGAACGGAGCAGCCGATGACCGCCGAGAACCTCGCCGACGACGTCCTGCTGGAGGTCCGGAATCTGGGGATCTCGTACCAGACCCGGTCGAGACGACGCATTCCGGCGACCCGCGGCGTGTCCTTCCGGCTGCGACGAGGGGAAACTCTTGCCGTCGTCGGGGAATCGGGGTCCGGCAAGTCGACGCTCGTCAACGCCCTGCTCGGCCTGCTCCCGGCGAACGCGACGCTGGAGAGCGGGCACATCCTCATCGAGGACGAGGAGGTCACCATGGCCTCCGACCGCCAGTGGTGCAGGCTCCGCGGATCGGTGGTCGGATTCATCCCGCAGGATCCCGCGCTCGGACTCGACCCGACGCTCACGGTGGGCGCCCAGCTGAACGAGGCCGTGCGCCTCCACGGAACCCGTGACTCCCCGCGCGTGGCCGAGGCGTCCCTCGCCCTGATGCGCAGCGCGGCCATCGACAATCCCGAGCTGCGCATCCGCCAGTACCCCCACCAGTTGTCGGGTGGCTTGCGCCAACGAGTCCTGATCGCACTCGCGCTGGCGGGAGGGCCCCGGCTGATCCTCGCGGACGAGCCGACCAGCGCGTTGGACGTCACCGTGCAGAAGCGGATTCTCGACCACCTGGACACCCTGGTGCGCGACGGTGAGTTCACCCTGCTCCTGGTCACCCACGACCTCGGGGTCGCCGCCGAACGCGCCAGCCGGATCCTCGTCATGCAGGACGGCCGGGTGGTGGAGGAGGGTCCGTCCGATCAGATCCTGTCCGCGCCGCGGGAGGCGTACACCAGGCAGCTGATCTCGTCGGTTCCGAGGCTCGCCATCGCCGACCGCGTCCGTCCCCGGGATGCCGCGTCCCGGGGGACCGAACCGGTCGGGTCCCCGCTCCTCCGGTTCGACAACGTCTCGAAGGTGTTCCGGACGAGCGGCACCGGATGGACGGCCGGTCTGCGCGACAAGTTCCGGCGCACGCCCCCCGGGCACTCGCAGAACGTGATCCACGCACTGGACGACGTGTCGTTGCGCGTCGACGCGGGGCGCACTTTCGGGCTGGTGGGAGAGTCGGGCTCGGGCAAGAGCACCACGCTGCGGATCGCGGCCGGCCTGGAACGAGCGGACTCGGGCTCGGTGACGTTCGCGGGCACCGACATCACCTCGTTGCCGGAGAAGCACCTGCGACCGCTGCGAACACGCTTCCAGCTCATCCAGCAGAACCCGCACTCGGCGATGGATCCCAAGTTCACGATCATGGAATCGATCTGCGAGCCACTCGTGTGCCACGACGTCGGTGACCGGCGGACGCAGCGCGCGATCGTCCTGGAGTTCCTCGATCGCGTCGCCCTGCCGACCTCGGTGCTCGACAGGCATCCCCACGAGCTGTCCGGCGGTCAGCTCCAGCGCGCCGCCATCGCACGAGCCCTCGTCCTCAAACCCGATCTGGTCTGCCTCGACGAGCCGGTCTCCGCTCTCGACGTCTCGGTCCAGGCCCAGATCCTCGATCTGCTCCGGGAGCTGCAGGACGACCTCGGGGTGGCGTACCTGTTCGTCTCCCACGACCTCGCCGTCGTCGCCCAGCTGGCCCACGAGGTCGCCGTCATGAGCAAAGGGGTCCTTGTCGAATCCGGTAGCCTCGCCGAGGTCTTCGACGACCCTCGCACGCCCTACACCAAGGAGCTGCTCGCCGCGGCACCCCCCGACCTTCCCGCGCTCGGCCTGGCCGCGGGACGATGAGCGAGCCGACGATCAGCCGCGCGTGCGTGGCACGCGCGTTGCGCCTACTGGGACGGTTCGTGCTGACACCGTTCGAGCAGACGTCGTGGGCCGGGTGCTGGGCCGCACTGACCGCGGGCGGTCTGGTCGTGGACGACAACGATCCGGCCGTCGGCGTCACGACCGAGGACGCCGACTGTCTGGCGGCCGAGCACGAGGCCCTGTTCTTCGGCACCAGGTTTCCCTGCCTGGAGCTGTGGGAGTCGTGCTACCTGACCGACGAGGGTGACGAACCCAGGCTGCTGGGGCGCCGCACCGAAAGGGTTCTGGGTGCTTATCACCGCCGAGGGCTCGTCCCCGATCCCGCCTTCGGACAGCCGGGCGACCACTGGGGGATCGAGGCCCTGTTCGCCGCGCACCTGCTGGAGCACGGCGGAGCCCATGACTTCGTGGCCGGCCATCTCCGGCCGTTCACCCGGCGCTTCACGAGCGCACTCACCGACCACACCGTGCTGCCTCGGTATCGGGCCCTGGCCACGGCCATGGCTCTCGCCGTCGACGCTGCCGCCTCGCTCCGTGACTCCCCGGGCGACGACCGTGCGGGCCGGTCGGAGGTCGCCGACGGTTTCGTCGCGGCCGAGGGCGGGTGGGAAGCGCCCGTGCGCATCACCATGGCCTGCGGTCTGAACAACGGCGGCTTCCGCAATCCCATCAGAGTGCTGACCCGGCACGGATGCGTGCTCGGGGTCGAGCCCGGCGACCAGGCGGACGACCCGACCGCGCTGCCGAACATCGCGATCGACTTCGACTACCACAACACGTTCCTGTCCGGGCAACGGCTGCGCTACCCGCTCAGGCGAGTGGGCGCGCGGGGGGAGGGAAGGTTCGAGCGGATCTCATGGGACGAGGCGGTCTCGCTCATCGCCTCCGGGACGCGGCGCATCAGGGAGGAGTACGGTCCCGCGGCTCGCTACGTGAACTACGCCACCGGTCAGAGCGCGGTGGCCAGGGGCAGCCTCATGGCCCAGGGGCTGCTCGCCCTCGACGGGGGTCATCTCGGCTCCTACAACTCCTACAGCGCCGCATGCACCGCCTTCGCGACGAAATACACCTACGGCACGGGACTGTCCGGGAACACACCCGACGACTATCCGAACTCGAAACTCATCATCCTGTGGGGCCACAATCCGGTCGAGACCGGCTACGGCACCGGAACGAGCCAGTGGCTGC from Brooklawnia cerclae includes the following:
- a CDS encoding ABC transporter substrate-binding protein; this encodes MNHRIPRAKFAISAALGLSLALTACGTGGSSDSSTASSDGTPRQGGTLRISYAASIVDSACVDPFQGRDTHTRGTIRAYAESLTEEDPDTGEIIPLLAKSWELSDDGLQYTFALRDDVTFSNGEKFDAAAVKTAFDWDLDYAQRNPSNWGNSFITSLQSVEVVDEYTVELTLSKKDAQFLQSTSTTLLAILAPESYQATDEQLCTGEANYGTGPFVLEEYVGSESARLVRRDGYAGGSAVNSNTGDAYLDAIEVTYVPEDSVRIGALTSGQLDVSWQTQTPLSQENIDVVEASGGSIIRTPIRSSVFILHPNASEGRPLSDIKVREAVNRAIDRESYAHTLFGDDYPVADSIYTSSTKFVKHYPDAFTQNLDEANSLLDEAGWALGDDGYRYKDGQKLSLVLPVWSDNVTAPSLLQAQLKEVGIDLVIDVRQVSETLSTLASGDFDLYQSFHGGSGDAGSLIRALDPSGPYGKFGEYATTDDEQAQLSQYFAEGIAELDETKREEIYAELQDYIVDNLFVIPLYDRDQDIAVASNVHGLELNIDTLGNFYNVWLDE
- a CDS encoding ABC transporter permease, with the translated sequence MSAQYVLKRVLQMFLVVWAAYTLVFAILWVIPGDPLEIIVAKQDMDIASLSPDEIAVLKQRYGLDRGPVGLYFSLLLGSLRGDFGTSFVRQVPVLPLIAEKATGTIQLSLFALVLVVVFGVSIAYLANVVQWPPLKWVLRRLPALGVSVPSFWVGLLLIQVFSFDLGWFPSMGDDRTWRTLALPALTMSVGPSAVLAQVLDKGLQNVLAQPHMVTARAIGLSRGQAQFRHALRNACLPALTTLGLLFGETVTASIVVETVFTRNGIGQLVQQAVLNQDVPVVQGIVVLASAVFVLINLLVDLLYPLLDKRISVETRSA
- a CDS encoding ABC transporter permease; its protein translation is MSVRTLGDAPGDEVASPEPGAVGGSPDGAGSPVAGEVARRPAGARRVVRHLDIIVAGTFLALVLLTAVAPQLFATQDPYLTAPIDRLRPPGAEHWFGTDALGRDLYSRVIHASSLTLKAALLAVGIALVVGLLTGVLAGFAGGLLDSILMRAIDVFLAIPGLLLSLVIITTLGFGTLPIATAIGVSMVPIFARTTRAEVLRVRTLPYIDAARTSGASWGRVLFRHILPNSWEPVASLAVLEFGKSIMAVAALSFLGFGAQPPLAEWGTLISEGREYLMTAPWVSLLPGFFVVLVVLSTHTLGKFFERSSR
- a CDS encoding dipeptide ABC transporter ATP-binding protein, yielding MTAENLADDVLLEVRNLGISYQTRSRRRIPATRGVSFRLRRGETLAVVGESGSGKSTLVNALLGLLPANATLESGHILIEDEEVTMASDRQWCRLRGSVVGFIPQDPALGLDPTLTVGAQLNEAVRLHGTRDSPRVAEASLALMRSAAIDNPELRIRQYPHQLSGGLRQRVLIALALAGGPRLILADEPTSALDVTVQKRILDHLDTLVRDGEFTLLLVTHDLGVAAERASRILVMQDGRVVEEGPSDQILSAPREAYTRQLISSVPRLAIADRVRPRDAASRGTEPVGSPLLRFDNVSKVFRTSGTGWTAGLRDKFRRTPPGHSQNVIHALDDVSLRVDAGRTFGLVGESGSGKSTTLRIAAGLERADSGSVTFAGTDITSLPEKHLRPLRTRFQLIQQNPHSAMDPKFTIMESICEPLVCHDVGDRRTQRAIVLEFLDRVALPTSVLDRHPHELSGGQLQRAAIARALVLKPDLVCLDEPVSALDVSVQAQILDLLRELQDDLGVAYLFVSHDLAVVAQLAHEVAVMSKGVLVESGSLAEVFDDPRTPYTKELLAAAPPDLPALGLAAGR